From the Caballeronia sp. TF1N1 genome, the window GAACAGATCGTCACCACCCGCGTCCGGCGTGATGAAGCCAAAACCCTTTGCATCGTTGAACCACTTGACCGTACCGGTTGCCATGTTGTGTTGTGCCTTGAAAGTTGAGAACGGCGCCGCCCTCGCAAGCGCCGGACGCTATCTTGATCGACGGGGCCGGTTCGCACAAGGGTGCGCTCGGGATGGATCGCAAGCGCGTTTATGGTCTTTGATCGGGTGACTAAATCAACGCTGCGCTCGCGACAATTGGGTGGCGACGACGTGGCTGGCGTTGGGCTCCCAGGACGCGTCGTGGGCCTTTCGCCTTAAGAGTCGTGCGCCTTGAAAGCATCAGGATTGCCCCTCCCTCGCCGTTGCGCCCGGAGCGTTAAAGGTCCATTGCGCACGGGACCGCTCAACTTCAGGGGGGATCGCCTCTCTATATGAATGGGGACGCCGAGTCCTCCACCTGGTTCTCCAGCAGAAGCGTCGAACCGCACGGCCGCCTCTTACGGGAGCAAAGGGACATCGAGCCCACAGCCCCGAGTCGCTGGCACCGCGCCTCGATCGTCCGTCGCCCTTTCCTGCCCGACGCCATCGATCGCCGAACCATACAGCCCACGCGCCTTCTGGGTTCGCTCTGCCGCGTCGCGTCCCGGCTTGGCTCCCGACGCGCACTCCACGACGCTTAGCCAGCGGCGCGCGAGCAACGCACGGCTGCCCCTCTCCGCCCGCTACTACCCCTGCTCTCGCTGTCTGGTGATCCCCAGAGGTATAGCCCGTGGCGGCGACGCGAGGATCGATTCAGATCGACCCCATCACTCGAAGAATCCGTGGGCTTATCCGTAGTTGCGTTTGCCCTGCCCCGGTCGCGCTGCGCGTGGCACGCCCTGCGATCGTGCGCGCCGATGAAAGGCGGCGCTTGCCTTGCTCCGTGAGGTGGCGTCCGCGCGTTCACTTCCAGATTGCTCCGATTTCCCCTGCGTCCTCTGCCGCCCTCACCTGTTTGCTCACGCTGGGCCGGATCATCGCACCTCTGCAAGCCGGTTCTCTGGGCCAGCCTGCGTGCTGTCGGCGCGGGGTTCACGGATGCTGAGACGTGAGATCGGTAGTTGCGTTCTGGATCGACGCGTCTTCAGTCGGTTCGCGCTCAGCTTCACCTAGGCGCATCTGAGACGTTCGCTCCGCGCTTACCGTCGTCTCGGATGCGGCACACGTGACGTCTTGCCCGGTTGCTTGCGAGCGCAGCTCGTCGCTTCGCGCTCCTGCACTCCGGATTTTGAGCAGCTGACGCAGTCCGGCGATGTGATTGCGCACCGCGCCCGTGGTGGGCGACTTGACCGTGCTCAACTTGCCGGCCGTGGGCGCTTCGTGGCCAAGCGCTTGCTGCTGCGCGTGGGCAAAACGTTCCAGGTCAAGGGCAGTAGCGGGGCGGAGTTTTCCGGACTGCAGCGCCGCGGCGAACGAGGGCATCCAGCCCGCGGCTTGGCGTCCAACGCGCTCCGTGAGACTGAAGATCGTCAACGAATCGCCCTCGGCGCCCACGACGAACTGACGTGCGTTGTCCGCGTCGATGAAGGTGCGGCCCGCGTGTTGAAGGGCGACAGCCTGGCCTTCGGCGCGTTGCCGATCGCTTGCCTGCTGGGCATCGCTATCCGCGCTCCGACGGCGCAGGAGATGGGTGAAATCGACCGGCGTGCGGAGCAGGGCGCGGAGGTAGCTGATCGGCGCTTTGGCAAGCTTCAAATGGTCCCAAGTGGCCTCCACCACATCGGAGAGCCGCTTGCCGTGATCCCGCGCTTCGCGCATGAGTTTGAAAGTCAAAAAATCAAAAAAACCCAGGGTGCGAAGGCGCTGAAGGTCCGCAGGCAGTTGGCCCGGTTGTCTCTTTTGAAAAACAGAAGGGCTTAGATCCCTATATATTCCACCGTCTGCCAAGGTGGCAGACGGTGCGGGAAATGAGTTTTGCGGGGGTGCAGCAGCTGACGAGGAGGGCGCTTGCGACGTCTCGCTCTCGCGCGTGCCTGAGGCTTCAACGAGTCCGAGGAGGGCAGCGGCGTGTTCGGTAAGGTGAAGGTACGCGCGGCCGAATAAGCCCGCTTCTACGTAGCGGCTTTGGGGGCGACGCTCGATCAGTCCCGCGACTTCGAGATCGTCAAGGCTCCGATAAAAAGTCCGCATCGATTGCAGCGCACGGCCCGTCAGCAATTCACGACGAGCGAAAATAGCAGCGAACGGTTTCGCGGCGTCAACGGTTCGCGCGAGGGCGGACAGTACAGCACGAGCCCGAGGCGGGATTTGTTCGATGTGCGCGGCCCGGAACGCTGCGCGGAAAATGATCCATGGCAGGTTGGTCGAGTCGCAGCGAAAGGCGGTGAGGGCGGCGGAATCTTGAGGGTGTGCTTCACCCTCGCCGGCAACGAAGCGTTGCGCGATAGACATGTCGAGCAGTCCATTAAGGTAAATGGATGGGTTTCGCTTGACTGTCGATCTTGTTGCGCTACACTCCGGGTTGTGCGTTGTACCCTTTCCGGTTTCCAGCCGGGGAGTGTGGTGCTAGGATTTCCAGCCAAGCCCACTACACAAAGGCCCTCAGTTTCCAGCTGCGGGCCTTTGTCTTTCAGACTTCAGGTTTGTGTCGGCGTTGGTTTCGTCACGAAAGTTCAATAAAAACAGAAGCTTAGAAATCTAGTTGCCTCTACAAAGTCTTGGCGGCCGTCCTAAGCCACTGATTGAAAACGAATTTCGTGGCGAAAGTTATTGCTTCAATTTCGCTTCGATCAGGGCTTTAATTTCCTTTGCCCATTCGCTTGCACGCTCCGCCTCCACTTTCAGTCGTACGCCAATCACGCCGTTTCGCGTGGTGATCTCACAGTAGTTTTTCTTACCTTGCTTGACGACAAGTGTCTCTGCGAAAAGCGGTTTCGTAGCGGGCCTAGCCTGCACACTCGAAACCGCCTCTTTTTGCGTGTACCGCTCTTCATTAACCAACCGCTCGACCGCCTGGATGACTTCGGTGGTTCGCCCCTCCGCATGTGCACGGGAAAGATGGGCAGCAGCGTCGGCGCCCAATCTCTCTGGACGCTCTTCGAGGGCAGCCTTAGCCTTGGCGGGTAACCCGTCAAACGCAAAAATCTTGCTAACATGAGACTCTGACAATCCGACCGCCGTAGCCAACTCTTGTTGGGTCAGAGCATCCGCGGCCTCTTGAAGGCGTTGAAAATGCCAGTACTTTTCAAAATCGGAAAGAGAGGGCGCGAATAGATTAGAAAAGAAGGCCAATCGCTCGGCCTGATCTGGCTCCATATCTGAAACGATGGAGTCAATCTCCTCGATGCCCAAGTCTCGATAGATCGCGACGCGGTTGTTGCCCGCATTAATGTTCCATTCGCCGTCGCCGCGCGCCTCCAAAATAACGGGGTGCACGAGCGGATACTTGCTCAGGTTCGCCTTAAGCTCGACATATTGCTCTTCGGTAAGCTTGCGACGGCGCCCAGGAATCTCGTGCAGTTTCGAAATGGGCCGCTTAGCTCGCGCACCCTTATCAAGCTGCATTTTGAGATCGGCGATTTCTTTCCGTTGGCGTTCCGCAGTCGCCTGCAACTGCATTAATTGACCCGGCGCTGTGCGCGGAGGTGCGGGCTGGACATCTAAGGCCTTTTCCTTGTCCTCTGCCGTCACCTGAATGTTCTTGGCCCGAGCAGCCTGTTCCTTCATCCATGAAGCCATTGTTACTCCTCCTGTGCCCAGATGGCGCACACCTTGTCATCCACACGATCGACCAACTGATCTACTGGAGTTCGAATGCGCCGAAGCGTCTCGGCTCCGACATCACTCGGCCCGAGATCGTAAAAGGTTGAGAAGCGCATATTTGTGTTGCGCGCTAAGTCCGATTCGGGAATTTCAATCGGGACAACGCGCGAACCATAGATCTGAGTGATCCAGCCTTGCAGAATTTGCGCGGCGGGCTTTGACGTCATGCGGGTAACAAGAACATCAACGAAGTCAAACTCCTTGGCCCGCCCATCGTCGAAAGCTTGCATCCCGTTGATTAGATCCCCGAAAAGATGCCAGAACTGCACCATCGACGCAAAGCTCAACATATCTGGTACGACCGGCACGATGACTCCGTCGGCCGCAAAAATCGCGTTAATCGTGAGATAGCTCAAGGTCGGTGCAGTATCGACAATGATGTAGTCGTAGGTGTCTTTCAGCTGCGCCAATCCGTCGTGTAAGACTTGCTCAAAACGAACCTCCCCGTCACTGG encodes:
- a CDS encoding Replication protein O is translated as MSIAQRFVAGEGEAHPQDSAALTAFRCDSTNLPWIIFRAAFRAAHIEQIPPRARAVLSALARTVDAAKPFAAIFARRELLTGRALQSMRTFYRSLDDLEVAGLIERRPQSRYVEAGLFGRAYLHLTEHAAALLGLVEASGTRESETSQAPSSSAAAPPQNSFPAPSATLADGGIYRDLSPSVFQKRQPGQLPADLQRLRTLGFFDFLTFKLMREARDHGKRLSDVVEATWDHLKLAKAPISYLRALLRTPVDFTHLLRRRSADSDAQQASDRQRAEGQAVALQHAGRTFIDADNARQFVVGAEGDSLTIFSLTERVGRQAAGWMPSFAAALQSGKLRPATALDLERFAHAQQQALGHEAPTAGKLSTVKSPTTGAVRNHIAGLRQLLKIRSAGARSDELRSQATGQDVTCAASETTVSAERTSQMRLGEAEREPTEDASIQNATTDLTSQHP
- a CDS encoding ParB N-terminal domain-containing protein; protein product: MASWMKEQAARAKNIQVTAEDKEKALDVQPAPPRTAPGQLMQLQATAERQRKEIADLKMQLDKGARAKRPISKLHEIPGRRRKLTEEQYVELKANLSKYPLVHPVILEARGDGEWNINAGNNRVAIYRDLGIEEIDSIVSDMEPDQAERLAFFSNLFAPSLSDFEKYWHFQRLQEAADALTQQELATAVGLSESHVSKIFAFDGLPAKAKAALEERPERLGADAAAHLSRAHAEGRTTEVIQAVERLVNEERYTQKEAVSSVQARPATKPLFAETLVVKQGKKNYCEITTRNGVIGVRLKVEAERASEWAKEIKALIEAKLKQ